Proteins encoded together in one Bacteroides zoogleoformans window:
- a CDS encoding ABC transporter ATP-binding protein: MKNETIHIERLSIGYPGKGDVKVVAEGICAGINSGELTCLLGANGVGKSTLLRTLSAFQPKLGGEIFIQGKEIDTYTDKQLSRVISVVLTEKCDIRNMTVTELIGLGRSPYTGFWGTLSKEDKAVVGDSVSLVGISHLAHRMVHTLSDGERQKVMIAKALAQQTPVIYLDEPTAFLDFPSKVEMMQLLHRLSRQTHKTIFLSTHDLELALQIADKIWLMDKVNGVTIGTPEDLSLNGSLSHFFARKGIVFDLETGLFRVDNEYTDEIRLAGHGQKYAMVRKALQRNGILANRNVESATYIETGDLKDDGSFVLHRPDKEPATARSIEELLELVTDCRH; the protein is encoded by the coding sequence ATGAAGAACGAGACGATACATATAGAAAGACTTTCCATCGGCTATCCCGGCAAGGGAGATGTCAAGGTGGTGGCGGAGGGCATCTGCGCCGGAATCAACAGCGGAGAGCTGACCTGCCTGTTAGGTGCAAACGGGGTGGGGAAGTCTACCTTGCTGCGCACGCTGTCCGCCTTCCAGCCGAAGCTGGGCGGGGAGATATTCATCCAAGGAAAAGAGATAGACACTTATACCGACAAGCAACTCTCGCGTGTCATCAGTGTGGTACTGACGGAGAAATGCGACATACGCAATATGACTGTCACCGAGCTGATAGGCTTGGGGCGAAGCCCTTATACCGGTTTCTGGGGAACGCTCTCGAAAGAAGACAAGGCGGTGGTGGGCGACTCCGTCTCGCTGGTGGGCATTTCTCATCTGGCACACCGCATGGTGCACACCCTGAGCGACGGCGAGCGGCAGAAGGTGATGATAGCCAAAGCGCTTGCACAGCAGACGCCCGTCATCTACCTGGACGAACCGACGGCTTTCCTCGATTTCCCCAGCAAGGTGGAGATGATGCAACTGCTGCACCGGCTCAGCCGGCAGACTCATAAGACCATCTTCCTCTCCACGCACGACTTGGAGCTTGCCTTGCAGATTGCCGATAAAATCTGGCTGATGGACAAGGTGAACGGAGTGACTATCGGCACGCCCGAAGACCTCTCGCTGAACGGCAGCCTGAGCCATTTCTTCGCCCGCAAGGGCATCGTGTTCGATTTGGAGACGGGACTCTTCAGGGTGGACAACGAATACACCGATGAGATACGTCTGGCGGGGCACGGACAGAAGTACGCCATGGTGCGCAAGGCGCTGCAACGAAACGGCATCCTGGCAAACCGCAACGTGGAGTCGGCAACGTACATCGAAACCGGAGACTTGAAAGACGACGGCAGCTTTGTGTTGCACAGACCGGACAAGGAGCCGGCCACCGCACGTTCCATCGAAGAATTGCTTGAACTCGTTACAGACTGTAGACATTAA
- a CDS encoding fimbrillin family protein, which yields MKTIKNLAMLAVAALTAASCSHDENLVAPADHFPADGIIRVAADVTHPQTRAGMETTNLQAFRLRVENTENATYSYNALMKKESGEWVSYDNAGTDKLKMLWQNKTQKVNVAAVCIPSDITLTDEHWKTDGATPVNIKVEADQSNADRLNKSDLLAMKNHEVDPANDLTPQGKMKVELKHRLAKLNLTVQLGTQFNLNGAGTATNPITAVSVEGTKTEAAWKLIEDAMTEQGSATPVKPLTGIYTPGQGETKSAVAKYECILVPQTIAANGFQVKIVIAGKTYTWKSPTGVTLASDKQHGLTLTVGKDVVIVGGFSATPWTEGGTENIETE from the coding sequence ATGAAGACAATAAAGAATCTGGCAATGCTTGCCGTTGCCGCACTGACCGCTGCTTCGTGCAGCCACGACGAAAACCTCGTTGCTCCCGCCGACCACTTCCCGGCCGACGGCATCATCCGCGTAGCTGCCGACGTAACCCACCCGCAAACCCGTGCGGGAATGGAAACAACCAACCTTCAGGCGTTCCGGCTTCGCGTAGAAAACACCGAGAACGCCACCTATTCCTACAACGCCCTGATGAAGAAAGAAAGCGGCGAATGGGTGAGTTACGATAACGCCGGCACCGATAAACTGAAGATGCTCTGGCAGAACAAGACCCAAAAGGTGAACGTAGCCGCCGTATGCATCCCCTCCGACATCACGCTGACCGACGAGCATTGGAAGACCGACGGCGCCACGCCCGTGAACATCAAGGTAGAAGCCGACCAGAGCAATGCCGACCGGCTGAACAAAAGCGACCTCCTCGCGATGAAGAACCACGAGGTAGACCCTGCCAACGACCTGACCCCGCAAGGCAAGATGAAAGTGGAACTCAAGCACCGCCTGGCCAAGCTCAACCTCACCGTGCAGCTCGGCACGCAGTTCAACCTGAACGGCGCCGGCACCGCCACCAACCCCATCACCGCAGTGAGCGTGGAAGGCACGAAGACCGAGGCCGCATGGAAACTCATTGAAGATGCCATGACCGAACAGGGCAGTGCGACCCCCGTCAAACCCCTGACGGGTATCTACACCCCCGGCCAGGGCGAAACGAAGAGTGCCGTGGCGAAGTACGAATGCATCCTCGTGCCGCAGACCATCGCCGCCAACGGCTTCCAGGTGAAGATTGTCATAGCAGGCAAGACGTATACATGGAAGTCCCCGACCGGAGTCACCCTCGCGTCCGACAAGCAGCACGGCCTCACCCTCACCGTGGGCAAGGACGTCGTAATCGTCGGCGGCTTCTCGGCCACCCCATGGACCGAGGGCGGCACGGAGAATATCGAAACGGAATAA
- a CDS encoding fimbrillin family protein — protein sequence MKKKILFAAALAAVALTSCNNDNEQAQSQTKPEYITVSTSIDNLTRVSTTGNASRFDEGDKISVYAWTGTADEVAATNLVVNNSVNELKGGKWLPTPLMKWVDMATPHFFLSLYPARNVADFKADPVTVDPAKQMESDLLVAVNTGQGKAGLKATDNPVQLRFDHMMSKLVLELTYRNEFDGTPAVASVSTEAKNEGTIDYLKGVITLGGTAETFGLQAQKANEVYASVIMPQEVQKFTIAIDGKNYVYTHPAPLALVKGKKQTVKLIVGRNRIELDQVVINDWGAAADITGGEAVD from the coding sequence ATGAAGAAAAAGATTCTTTTCGCTGCCGCACTGGCAGCCGTTGCACTGACAAGCTGCAACAACGACAACGAACAGGCGCAGTCGCAGACCAAGCCTGAGTACATCACCGTGAGCACCTCCATCGACAACCTGACCCGCGTTTCCACCACGGGAAACGCCTCCCGGTTTGACGAAGGCGACAAAATCAGCGTCTATGCCTGGACGGGCACTGCCGACGAGGTGGCCGCCACCAACCTCGTAGTGAACAACTCCGTCAACGAGCTGAAAGGCGGCAAATGGCTGCCTACGCCCCTCATGAAGTGGGTGGACATGGCTACGCCGCACTTCTTCCTCTCCCTCTATCCTGCACGCAACGTGGCCGACTTTAAGGCCGACCCCGTAACGGTAGACCCTGCGAAGCAGATGGAGAGCGACCTGCTCGTGGCCGTCAATACCGGCCAGGGCAAAGCCGGACTGAAAGCCACCGATAACCCCGTGCAGCTGCGCTTCGACCACATGATGTCCAAGCTCGTTCTGGAACTGACCTACCGCAACGAGTTCGACGGAACACCCGCCGTGGCTTCGGTAAGCACGGAGGCAAAGAACGAAGGCACCATCGACTACCTCAAGGGTGTGATTACGCTCGGCGGGACTGCCGAAACCTTCGGCCTGCAGGCGCAGAAGGCCAACGAGGTATACGCCTCCGTCATCATGCCGCAGGAGGTGCAGAAGTTCACGATAGCCATCGACGGCAAGAACTACGTCTACACCCATCCCGCACCGCTCGCCCTCGTAAAGGGAAAGAAGCAGACCGTGAAGCTCATTGTGGGGCGCAACCGCATCGAGCTGGACCAAGTGGTGATTAACGACTGGGGAGCAGCCGCAGACATCACGGGCGGAGAAGCGGTAGATTGA
- a CDS encoding iron ABC transporter permease: MKRPVLLSMLLIFASILLFFLLNLLLGSVHIPFRSIWRILCGSTDESVVWQNIIWKSRVPQALTALVAGAGLSVSGLQMQTVFRNPLAGPSVLGISSGASLGVACVVLLSGAMGGAALSRLGYMGEVALSVAAIVGALAVMALIVYVSRKVKGNVTLLIIGVMIGYVANAVIGVLKYFSVEEDIRAYVIWGLGSFARVSGDQMMLFVCIMAALLPLSFLLIKTMNLLLLGDGYARNLGLDIKRARLLVISCSGVLVAIVTAYCGPIMFIGLAVPHLCRAIFHSSDHRILMPASLLTGAALALACNLIARMPGFEGALPVNSVTALVGAPVVASVLFRKRKSEENE; encoded by the coding sequence ATGAAAAGACCTGTACTGCTGTCGATGCTGCTGATATTCGCGTCGATTCTCCTGTTTTTCCTGCTGAATCTGTTGTTGGGTTCCGTACACATCCCGTTCCGCTCGATATGGAGAATATTGTGTGGAAGCACGGACGAATCTGTGGTTTGGCAGAACATCATCTGGAAGTCGCGCGTGCCGCAGGCGCTGACGGCCTTGGTGGCAGGGGCGGGGCTCTCGGTCAGCGGGTTGCAGATGCAGACCGTGTTTCGCAATCCGTTGGCAGGGCCTTCGGTGCTGGGCATCAGTTCGGGAGCCAGCCTGGGAGTGGCTTGCGTGGTATTGTTGTCCGGTGCCATGGGCGGTGCGGCATTGAGCCGGTTGGGATATATGGGCGAGGTGGCATTGTCCGTTGCCGCCATTGTCGGTGCGCTGGCCGTCATGGCGCTCATCGTCTACGTATCCCGGAAAGTGAAGGGAAACGTCACGCTGTTGATTATCGGCGTGATGATAGGCTATGTGGCGAATGCCGTCATCGGTGTGCTGAAATATTTCAGCGTGGAGGAAGACATCCGTGCATACGTCATCTGGGGCTTGGGCAGCTTTGCCCGCGTCTCGGGCGACCAGATGATGCTGTTCGTATGTATCATGGCCGCATTGCTTCCGCTCTCTTTCCTGTTGATAAAGACGATGAACCTGCTGCTGCTGGGCGACGGCTACGCGCGCAATCTGGGACTGGACATCAAGCGGGCACGGTTGCTGGTCATCTCGTGTTCGGGTGTGCTGGTGGCCATTGTGACGGCCTATTGTGGCCCGATTATGTTCATCGGGCTGGCCGTGCCGCATCTGTGCCGTGCCATTTTCCACTCTTCGGACCACCGGATACTGATGCCTGCCAGCCTGCTGACGGGCGCCGCCTTGGCACTGGCATGCAATCTGATAGCCCGCATGCCCGGCTTCGAGGGAGCTTTGCCGGTAAACTCGGTCACGGCATTGGTGGGAGCGCCCGTAGTGGCTTCCGTGTTGTTCAGAAAGAGGAAAAGTGAAGAGAATGAATAG
- a CDS encoding FimB/Mfa2 family fimbrial subunit: protein MKQTSFYYTFVCLVALSITSLLLSLLFFMMFLLASCSSNDRGDDDDYGISAALSWADPADAGREIKNVRIWIFRADGKLVSERQYGNKFLIALDIHSLPAGEYDVVAAVNLIEPFEADGGETFSTLLLKLQEASASAEHAHYAVERIGLPKHKNIRIDLRLRRILSELTVEVEGAPQGEKLETVVLNAADALIPSLKEADGTRGRASDSKQPAEGKTAAEQNGVIKTETLRPMPTVSNAAHAYLRFTFRHADGSLSRCDAEAPPMKPAGKYTLKMKYSELKPFMHITPTRISDWEEGWTISGEIPEPS from the coding sequence ATGAAACAGACATCATTTTATTACACCTTCGTGTGCCTCGTGGCACTCTCCATCACGTCACTTTTGTTGTCACTTTTGTTTTTTATGATGTTCTTACTTGCGTCGTGCAGCTCCAACGACAGGGGCGATGACGATGATTACGGCATTTCCGCCGCCCTTTCGTGGGCAGACCCGGCCGATGCCGGCCGCGAAATCAAGAATGTCAGGATATGGATATTCCGAGCCGACGGTAAGCTCGTGTCCGAGCGTCAGTACGGCAACAAGTTTCTGATTGCCCTCGACATCCATTCGCTTCCCGCGGGGGAATATGACGTGGTGGCTGCGGTCAACCTCATCGAACCTTTCGAGGCCGACGGCGGCGAGACATTTTCCACTTTGTTGCTGAAACTTCAAGAAGCTTCCGCCTCGGCCGAACACGCCCACTATGCCGTGGAGCGCATCGGCCTGCCGAAGCACAAGAATATCCGTATCGACCTCAGACTGCGCCGCATCCTTTCGGAGCTTACGGTAGAAGTGGAAGGCGCCCCACAGGGCGAGAAGCTCGAAACGGTGGTGCTCAATGCCGCCGACGCCCTTATCCCCTCGCTGAAAGAGGCCGACGGCACCCGGGGCAGGGCTTCCGACAGCAAGCAGCCGGCCGAAGGCAAGACCGCCGCCGAACAGAATGGCGTCATCAAGACCGAAACGCTTCGCCCGATGCCCACGGTGAGCAACGCCGCGCATGCCTACCTGCGCTTTACCTTCCGCCATGCCGACGGGAGCCTGAGCCGGTGCGACGCCGAGGCCCCGCCCATGAAACCGGCGGGCAAGTACACGCTGAAAATGAAATACTCCGAGCTCAAGCCCTTCATGCACATCACCCCCACGCGCATCAGCGACTGGGAAGAGGGATGGACGATAAGCGGAGAGATACCGGAACCCTCGTGA
- a CDS encoding HU family DNA-binding protein — MLIHQIKKETAYIGKNKGKTVYYAAPVVQDKITTRQVEDRIINATALSRADVRSAITALAEIVREEMFAGRAVDLADLGSFKVVSIGKRVMTEKEVTADTLKAPRIQFFPKMEMRNQAKSIQRIVLREGEKVSEQPGTTPTPGETPSPTPENPLG, encoded by the coding sequence ATGTTGATTCATCAAATTAAAAAAGAGACTGCCTATATAGGCAAGAACAAGGGTAAGACCGTTTACTACGCGGCCCCCGTTGTACAGGACAAGATTACCACCCGCCAGGTGGAAGACCGCATCATCAACGCCACGGCGCTGTCGCGCGCCGACGTGCGCAGTGCCATCACCGCCCTTGCCGAAATCGTGCGCGAAGAGATGTTTGCAGGACGGGCGGTAGACCTCGCCGACCTCGGCTCGTTCAAAGTCGTTTCGATCGGCAAACGCGTGATGACGGAGAAAGAAGTCACAGCCGACACGCTGAAAGCCCCCCGCATACAGTTCTTCCCCAAAATGGAGATGCGCAATCAGGCCAAGAGCATACAGCGCATCGTGCTGCGCGAGGGCGAGAAAGTGTCCGAACAACCCGGCACCACGCCCACGCCCGGCGAAACACCTTCGCCCACGCCCGAAAACCCCTTGGGTTGA
- a CDS encoding OmpA family protein produces the protein MNYRRIVLTVLLGGAILQAYAQEVPKERTTVRGWYAGLRGGLSAGTSTFVSAAADKFRPGWSAGFFGGYRFNPVFSLEGVLKWGEVTLGVRKSDVDANYWLGRDLVRYHAPVIGIEGWNYNDLKSRVNVRSFGLQGNIDLLGFFRSGNCRWRMELSPLVSVVRTKADFMVISDNKTVMGLESQWHIGWGGEAQIGYRVSEHWGIGIYSGFMQLAGKRLDRIPEQGYKTNLLREGGLKLTYAFGKKVKRAEALKPVEPAMPEVDALCEQPAPKEDNEPDTTKAAEPVELSKTIERPVSEVSVASVESAAAVDFPTVYFAFNSARISGGEEAKMQQTLRLLQDDPELNIIVTGWCDTTGSDAVNLRLSLKRAEALKTWLTARGIDATRIKTAGKGRDFNEKNAAKARRSETAKED, from the coding sequence ATGAATTATAGAAGAATTGTATTGACGGTGCTGCTTGGAGGAGCCATTCTCCAGGCCTATGCACAGGAGGTCCCGAAAGAACGAACTACGGTTCGAGGATGGTATGCCGGACTTCGCGGCGGACTGTCGGCAGGAACGTCCACCTTTGTTTCGGCAGCTGCCGATAAGTTTCGGCCAGGGTGGAGCGCTGGCTTTTTCGGCGGTTACCGGTTTAATCCCGTGTTTTCACTCGAAGGTGTATTGAAGTGGGGAGAAGTTACGCTCGGCGTCCGCAAGAGCGATGTCGACGCGAACTATTGGCTGGGCAGAGACCTCGTGCGTTACCATGCTCCTGTCATCGGCATCGAGGGTTGGAACTACAACGACCTCAAAAGTCGCGTCAACGTCCGGAGTTTCGGCTTGCAGGGCAATATCGACTTGTTGGGATTCTTCCGTTCCGGCAATTGCCGCTGGCGCATGGAGCTTTCACCTCTCGTCTCGGTAGTGCGTACGAAAGCAGATTTCATGGTTATTTCCGACAATAAGACCGTTATGGGTCTCGAATCCCAATGGCATATAGGTTGGGGCGGCGAGGCGCAAATCGGTTACCGGGTGTCCGAGCATTGGGGCATCGGCATCTACAGCGGTTTCATGCAGCTTGCCGGCAAACGCTTAGACCGCATCCCCGAACAGGGTTACAAGACCAATCTGCTCCGCGAAGGCGGCCTGAAGCTCACTTATGCTTTCGGTAAGAAAGTGAAAAGGGCGGAGGCTTTGAAGCCCGTCGAACCCGCTATGCCCGAAGTCGATGCTCTTTGCGAACAACCGGCACCGAAAGAGGACAACGAACCGGATACGACAAAGGCGGCAGAACCGGTTGAGCTGTCGAAGACGATAGAACGCCCCGTTTCCGAAGTAAGCGTCGCCTCCGTCGAGAGTGCGGCAGCTGTCGACTTCCCCACCGTGTATTTCGCTTTCAACAGTGCAAGGATTTCGGGCGGGGAGGAAGCGAAAATGCAGCAGACGCTCCGATTGCTGCAGGACGACCCGGAGCTGAACATCATCGTGACGGGCTGGTGCGACACGACGGGCAGCGATGCCGTCAACCTGCGCCTGTCACTGAAACGTGCCGAAGCCCTCAAAACATGGCTGACCGCCCGAGGTATCGATGCCACCCGCATCAAGACCGCAGGCAAAGGCCGAGACTTTAACGAAAAGAACGCTGCCAAAGCGCGCCGTTCGGAAACAGCAAAGGAGGATTAA
- a CDS encoding fimbrillin family protein — protein MRLKVTITLAAAALLGGLTACNNEFDRPQADQVPENAVRITAGIANPFAATRSMPTGTGEEQTKFKAGDEILVYAPNSDQHATYRFDGTAWKPRDGEYLLWKRDQEDFRAFYPAEWGSVHISGAPYDYQTDQSTEENIAKADLMVGDLNHQAKTKDALHFTMQRWMARFIVKIAGFNSEFPAGTKVDNVRFLNKIGSSGPLVTYTPYAEGRGKAGSTYTVLVPDNASDHTVSLTVGDKTMTAKLRDYTPDKGKSYTFNLTVGKEKLEPGEVTVADWTGSTVITGGEAEAD, from the coding sequence ATGAGACTTAAAGTAACAATAACACTTGCAGCGGCGGCCCTCCTCGGGGGGCTGACCGCCTGCAACAACGAATTTGACCGGCCACAGGCAGACCAAGTTCCCGAAAATGCCGTGCGGATTACGGCCGGTATAGCCAACCCGTTTGCCGCCACCCGCTCCATGCCGACAGGCACGGGGGAGGAGCAAACCAAGTTCAAGGCGGGAGACGAAATCTTAGTGTACGCTCCCAACAGCGACCAGCATGCCACCTATCGTTTCGATGGCACTGCCTGGAAGCCCAGAGACGGCGAGTACCTCCTTTGGAAAAGAGACCAGGAGGATTTCAGAGCCTTTTATCCCGCCGAATGGGGCTCGGTACATATAAGTGGGGCGCCATATGATTATCAAACAGACCAGAGTACTGAAGAAAACATCGCTAAAGCAGACCTAATGGTAGGGGATCTTAATCACCAAGCAAAGACGAAAGACGCGTTGCACTTTACGATGCAACGCTGGATGGCACGCTTCATTGTCAAGATAGCCGGCTTCAACTCCGAATTTCCTGCCGGAACCAAGGTGGATAACGTCAGGTTCCTTAACAAGATAGGCTCAAGCGGCCCTCTGGTAACATACACACCCTATGCCGAGGGCCGGGGCAAGGCGGGCAGCACCTACACGGTGCTTGTTCCCGATAATGCTTCGGACCATACGGTTTCCCTTACCGTAGGCGACAAGACGATGACCGCCAAGCTGCGGGATTATACGCCTGATAAGGGCAAGAGCTACACCTTTAACCTCACCGTGGGCAAGGAGAAACTCGAGCCGGGCGAAGTGACCGTGGCCGACTGGACAGGCAGCACAGTCATCACGGGCGGAGAAGCCGAGGCGGACTAA
- a CDS encoding fimbrillin family protein yields MKKLFFISMLAAAALLGGLTACNNELGEPQADRVPENAVRITASIHNPFAATRSMPLGTEEEQTKFKEGDEILVRVYGSDQRATYRFDGTAWKPKDGKYLLWKYDWPESFRAFYTVESGLQAVAGALYVFPTDQSSIDKIAKADLMVGDLNHQAKTKEPLHFTMQRRTARLVVEIAGFNSEFPADAKVENVKFLNKSNASAPQVTYTPYADGEGEVGSTYTVLVTGHVVHNEISLTVGDKAMTAKLQDYSYNVGKSYTYRLTVGKEKLEVGEVTVADWSGSAVITGGEAEAD; encoded by the coding sequence ATGAAGAAACTCTTTTTCATCTCGATGCTTGCAGCGGCGGCCCTCCTCGGGGGGCTGACCGCCTGCAACAACGAACTTGGCGAGCCGCAGGCAGACCGAGTTCCCGAAAATGCCGTGCGGATTACGGCAAGTATCCACAACCCGTTTGCCGCCACCCGCTCCATGCCGTTAGGCACGGAGGAGGAGCAAACCAAGTTTAAGGAGGGTGACGAAATCTTGGTGCGCGTTTACGGCAGCGACCAGCGTGCCACCTATCGTTTCGACGGCACTGCCTGGAAGCCCAAAGACGGCAAGTACCTCCTTTGGAAATACGACTGGCCGGAGTCTTTCAGAGCCTTTTATACCGTCGAATCTGGCTTGCAAGCTGTTGCTGGGGCACTATATGTTTTTCCAACAGACCAGAGCAGTATAGACAAAATCGCTAAAGCAGACCTAATGGTAGGGGATCTTAATCACCAAGCAAAGACGAAAGAACCGTTGCACTTTACGATGCAACGCCGGACGGCACGCCTCGTGGTCGAGATAGCCGGCTTCAACTCCGAATTTCCTGCCGATGCCAAGGTGGAGAACGTCAAGTTCCTTAACAAGAGCAACGCAAGCGCCCCTCAAGTAACATACACACCCTATGCCGATGGCGAGGGCGAGGTGGGCAGCACCTACACGGTGCTCGTTACCGGTCATGTTGTGCACAATGAGATTTCCCTTACCGTAGGTGACAAGGCGATGACTGCCAAGCTGCAGGACTATTCGTATAATGTCGGCAAGAGCTACACCTACCGCCTCACCGTGGGCAAGGAGAAACTCGAGGTGGGCGAAGTGACCGTGGCCGACTGGAGCGGCAGCGCAGTCATCACGGGCGGAGAAGCCGAGGCGGATTAA
- a CDS encoding helix-turn-helix domain-containing protein, protein MKRIASILFMLILSVGSVCADSPADSIRREMNRLGGKELLRAHSNLCRLAAAQDDMQYELRCIREFLAEALKQKDAEAEGMARVRQLYCYYNYDKPDSILFYLPESLKSLKKNKTWDYYYNAWSVLVERYIYEEKLQTALLEARKMYADAHTVNSNYGLGVSSYDIGSIYQTMGRFREAEKSLTESIAALSKEEDISQLLSAYNALGETLDGLGEYDRLRAIAEKWKSVLDKYREEALRKGYTQPLNGRYLYCTLAAAVAEIETANYSKADELLKQAEIYAEGRKAVAQFKLLQVQARYYAATRQYEEAIACNRKNMEIIAASGDSVSLLTVQVQQADFLLKVGRYKEAAELYNEILPHKDRLRTTELANQLDELHTIFEVDKLTLRNEVITTRLYLSLIIGMLLLLVLVLYIIYTRRLRRKNRVLYDSILQYRRVQDEVESSVRAIPEEQLDREGRLYRQLCELMKTEEIYKDAALNRDVLAERLGTNSVYLADAVRKYADGATVNEFINSYRLRRAASLLTGNLNLNINEVEYQSGFNSRATFNRCFRACYGMSPSEYKAIAKEKKVEK, encoded by the coding sequence ATGAAAAGAATCGCATCCATCTTGTTTATGCTTATACTTTCGGTAGGAAGTGTATGTGCCGATAGTCCCGCCGACTCCATACGCCGGGAGATGAATCGTCTCGGGGGGAAAGAACTCTTGCGGGCACACAGCAACCTTTGCCGGTTAGCGGCCGCCCAAGACGATATGCAGTATGAGTTGCGCTGCATCCGCGAATTTCTTGCGGAGGCCCTGAAACAAAAGGACGCGGAAGCCGAAGGGATGGCACGTGTCAGGCAGCTGTATTGCTACTACAACTACGACAAACCGGACAGCATCCTCTTCTATCTGCCGGAGTCGCTCAAGTCTCTGAAGAAAAACAAGACGTGGGACTATTACTACAATGCGTGGAGCGTTTTGGTGGAAAGGTATATTTACGAAGAAAAACTGCAGACCGCCTTGCTTGAAGCACGGAAGATGTATGCCGATGCGCACACTGTGAACAGCAACTACGGACTGGGCGTTTCCTCATACGATATAGGCAGCATTTACCAAACTATGGGACGCTTTCGTGAGGCTGAAAAATCCTTAACGGAAAGTATTGCCGCTCTGTCTAAGGAAGAAGACATCTCGCAGCTGCTCTCCGCCTACAATGCTTTAGGCGAAACCCTCGACGGATTGGGCGAGTACGACAGACTGCGGGCAATAGCCGAGAAATGGAAATCTGTCCTCGACAAGTATCGGGAGGAGGCACTACGCAAGGGTTATACCCAGCCGCTAAACGGGCGTTACCTCTACTGCACACTGGCTGCCGCCGTTGCCGAGATAGAGACGGCAAATTATTCAAAGGCCGACGAACTGCTGAAACAAGCAGAGATATATGCCGAGGGACGCAAGGCTGTCGCACAGTTCAAGCTCCTGCAAGTGCAGGCGCGCTACTATGCGGCGACAAGGCAATATGAAGAAGCGATAGCCTGCAACCGCAAGAACATGGAAATCATCGCCGCCTCGGGCGACTCCGTGAGTCTGCTCACCGTGCAGGTCCAGCAGGCAGATTTTCTCCTGAAAGTCGGGCGGTATAAAGAGGCTGCCGAACTCTACAATGAGATACTTCCCCACAAGGACAGACTGCGCACCACGGAACTTGCCAATCAGCTCGACGAACTGCATACCATCTTTGAGGTGGACAAGCTCACGCTACGCAACGAAGTCATTACCACCCGTCTCTACCTCTCTCTCATTATCGGTATGTTGCTGTTGCTTGTCCTCGTCCTATACATTATATATACGCGCAGGCTGCGCCGCAAGAACAGAGTTTTGTACGACTCCATTCTGCAATACCGACGTGTGCAGGACGAAGTGGAGAGTTCGGTAAGAGCTATCCCCGAAGAACAACTCGACCGCGAAGGCAGGCTCTACCGTCAATTGTGCGAATTGATGAAGACCGAGGAGATTTACAAGGATGCAGCCTTGAATCGCGACGTTTTGGCCGAACGACTCGGCACGAACTCCGTTTACCTTGCCGATGCCGTGCGCAAATATGCCGACGGCGCCACCGTCAATGAGTTTATCAATAGCTACCGTTTGCGCCGTGCAGCTTCCTTGCTGACCGGCAATCTCAATCTGAACATCAATGAGGTGGAATACCAGTCGGGGTTCAACTCCCGTGCCACCTTCAACCGATGCTTCCGGGCCTGTTACGGTATGTCGCCCTCCGAATACAAAGCCATCGCCAAAGAAAAGAAGGTGGAAAAGTAA